ACCACCAAGCCTCGGAATCGCAGTCGCAACTTCCAACAAACCCGCCAATTCACCTCCACATTCTCTCTTCAACCAGCGCTCGCCACACCCAACGAGTCGCCTTCCTTTCCCTCACAATGCATTCCATCATCCGCCTCGCGCGGCCTCTCCTGGCCCCGCGCATCTCTCCCCCTCTCGCAAAGGTACATCTAAAAAATCTCTCCAATATCATCCAAAAACTTCAATGCAACTAACGAATCATACTCGCAGGACATTCTCatgcctctctcctctccgaCCAACCCTAACCTCCACCTTCCGACCCAACAACTCCTTCACCCCCTCACccacagctgctgctacagcGTCGTCAGCCGAAACGACAACCGCAGATGTCGTCCCCAAAACAGCGCTCTCCATGCATCCCTCTCTGCAGGGCGCCATGCAGCTCCGCTTCGGACCCCGAAATACCATGAATGGACACACTAGATTGGTGCAGAAGCGGAGACATGGCTGgttgaagaggacgaggagtaAGACTGGCCGAAGGATCTTGCAGAGGAGGAAGCTAAAGGGCCGGAGACACGTTGCGTGGTGAAGAGGCTTGTACTTTCGAGGAGAGAATTTCCATGATGACGGAtgacgaaaaagaaacgaagaTGGGATATGTGTGAATAAACACgagtactactactatgtAGGATGGGGAACGGGGGAGTGTATAAAAGGGAGCATCTAGAGGTATAGATGTGTTATTGTATTGTACTACTACTTTCACGCCAAAACTCAAAAATAACAGTAAAATCAACGAGATCAAAAGCCTGTCAATTGCTCAAATATGCCCATCATTTCGACTCTTATACATCTACACCGGCCCAGTGACACCAGTCTCGCACTTCAGTGTATCGGTATGGCACACAATACTCAGATTATCGCTGGCCTCCCCAATCCACACCTTGTACCCTCCATCTACCGCAGGAACTGTCCAATCTTGGGCCACCACATCCCATACACTCAGATCCTTCCTCGTGAGCGTCAATGTCACCGTCGTAGACGCCCCCGGAGCCAATTCCTCCGTTTTTTCAAAATCCCGAAGCTGGATAATCGGCGTGTCATAGGCGACGTTATCCGGAAACTCCAGGTATGCTTGTGCGGATGCCTTGCCGGCAAAGAGATCGCCCGTGTTTTGGACAGTCACCGTGAGAGTGTACGCAACGTCCCAGAGCGCAGGATTGCCTCCCTGATCACCGCCGGAGCGAGGACCGGGTTTCTGGACGGTGGAATAGCCAGGTGGGTAGGCATACTTGCCATTCTTTCCATCGGAAACAGCGTTGTTTGCATCACTCTGGGAGAGCCAAGAATAGATGTAGCGGGGAATGGAATTGAAGCCAGACGGCGCAACGGCTTGCGTTGCGGAGGGGATGGCTTGTGAAAAGTTGAGAATGCCGCTCTTGGCAGGGCGAGTAGGAGGATATGAGCTTAGCTGAGTGACTTTGTTAATTGATGCAGCTGTGTAAGTGAAGTTTGTATAGCTCAAACCATGGCCAAAAGCGTATCGAGGCTTGGTGTTGTTCTTGTTGACCCAGCGGTAGTCAATATACAAGCCCTCAGTGTAAGGATCTTGAGGCTGATTAAGAAACTCCGAATTGATTAGCGTGGTGACGCTACTTGGCATGTCGCTCTCGGCCTTGGTGATGGTATACGGCAAATGTCCACAAGGTGAGGCATGGCCAAAGAGGACGTTCGTCAGCGACGTTCCAGCTTCCTGGCCGGGAAGATGAGCAACGAGGACGGCTTTGACGGATGGGAGATCAATCCAGTTCTCAAGAACCAGAGGTCCAACGGTGTGAATGACAACAACGACGTTGCTAAACTTGCTGGCAGCGCTTTGGACGAGCGTATCACCATTGTGCCAGGCGTATAAGCCAGACGCATCACGGTCACCATGATTGCCTTCAACGGTATAAGTGTTCTCGCCGGCATCTGATGTGATGAATACAATAGCAACGTCGCTAGCTGCGACTTGGCCAACCGAGGGAAAGCTATCGGTGTTGTAGAATGTGACGTTGCTCGCCTCCGCCGTGATGGCTGTGATCGGATCGTCCAGATAGGGGTAATCGACAGTGCCGGAACCCCAGCCCTGGCCAAGAGTGCCTGTATTGCAATTGCGATCTGTACAAGCGTTAGGACCAGCAGAGTTCTTCTGAGCGTCGGTGCCAAAGACTTTGAGATGCTG
This portion of the Trichoderma atroviride chromosome 6, complete sequence genome encodes:
- a CDS encoding uncharacterized protein (EggNog:ENOG41~CAZy:GH3); the protein is MLTDFLIGRCAGNTGSALRVGFPQLCLNDSPAGVRHADNVTAFPDGITVGATFDKSLMYQRGVAIGKENRGKGVNVWLGPVVGPIGRKPKGGRNWEGFGADPVLQAVGARETIKGVQEQGVIATIKHFIGNEQEMYRMYNPFQYAYSSNIDDRTMHELYAWPFAESIRAGVGSVMMAYNAVNNTACTQHPYLINNLLKDEMGFQGFTQTDWLAHMSGVASAIAGLDMDMPGDTQIPLFGNSYWMYELTRSALNGSVPMDRLNDAATRIVAAWYQMGQDQGYPATNFDTNSGAAVNPLYPAAWPNSPSGVTNEFVQVQADHDVIARQISQDAITMLKNDGNILPLSPSQHLKVFGTDAQKNSAGPNACTDRNCNTGTLGQGWGSGTVDYPYLDDPITAITAEASNVTFYNTDSFPSVGQVAASDVAIVFITSDAGENTYTVEGNHGDRDASGLYAWHNGDTLVQSAASKFSNVVVVIHTVGPLVLENWIDLPSVKAVLVAHLPGQEAGTSLTNVLFGHASPCGHLPYTITKAESDMPSSVTTLINSEFLNQPQDPYTEGLYIDYRWVNKNNTKPRYAFGHGLSYTNFTYTAASINKVTQLSSYPPTRPAKSGILNFSQAIPSATQAVAPSGFNSIPRYIYSWLSQSDANNAVSDGKNGKYAYPPGYSTVQKPGPRSGGDQGGNPALWDVAYTLTVTVQNTGDLFAGKASAQAYLEFPDNVAYDTPIIQLRDFEKTEELAPGASTTVTLTLTRKDLSVWDVVAQDWTVPAVDGGYKVWIGEASDNLSIVCHTDTLKCETGVTGPV